A region of Drosophila suzukii chromosome 2L, CBGP_Dsuzu_IsoJpt1.0, whole genome shotgun sequence DNA encodes the following proteins:
- the LOC108021456 gene encoding uncharacterized protein isoform X2, which produces MASNVRNNPKDRDEKHNQFVGPIVYKNEVPGPALDCKILPCGKDILEYTEKPVALARHEPPFAHHFRGLHELFDFDLLDQSVYDRPPQSGQQMDPRDAALLADIEPLTCGYSKPRPSRAQECAQMFSKERDQVPRPRPELKRFVPEINAQKTLLPLCVDEQRDLINSTFEEIKKPILRHPTKPDSTARPLVILPVFPDTELQTYSFVQMQFDIPPNENNQNLIKDFGNYLVNFSIHQCEPGEKYYLSDQRYKEDKGPDNFERGERIILRERDKALHYVSVDKHIKLRRERPRPQALANKCLLVKQVAMEAK; this is translated from the exons ATGGCATCGAATGTACGGAACAATCCAAAGGATCGGGATGAAAAGCA CAATCAGTTCGTCGGCCCCATTGTCTACAAAAATGAGGTGCCCGGACCAGCGTTAGATTGCAAAATTCTACCCTGTGGCAAGGATATTCTGGAGTACACAGAGAAGCCAGTGGCATTGGCCAGGCATGAGCCCCCCTTTGCGCATCATTTCAGGGGGCTTCATGAGCTGTTCGACTTCGATTTGCTGGATCAGTCGGTTTACGATAGGCCACCCCAGAGTGGGCAGCAAATGGATCCCAGGGATGCAGCTCTACTTGCGGATATAGAACCTCTGACTTGTGGTTACAGTAAGCCCAGACCAAGTCGCGCCCAGGAATGTGCTCAAATGTTTTCGAAGGAGCGGGATCAGGTGCCTCGTCCTCGCCCAGAACTAAAGCGTTTTGTTCCTGAAATCAATGCACAAAAGACCCTGTTACCCTTATGTGTGGACGAGCAGAGGGATCTAATTAATAGCACCTTCGAGGAGATAAAGAAACCCATTCTTAGACATCCCACCAAACCCGACAGCACAGCACGCCCCTTGGTCATTTTGCCAGTTTTTCCCGATACTGAATTGCAGACCTATAGCTTCGTGCAAATGCAATTCGATATACCACCCAACGAGAATAACCAGAATTTAATCAAAGACTTTGGCAACTATCTGGTCAACTTCAGTATTCACCAATGTGAGCCTGGCGAAAAGTACTATTTATCAGATCAACGCTATAAGGAGGATAAGGGGCCCGACAATTTTGAGCGCGGCGAACGTATTATTCTACGGGAAAGGGATAAGGCCCTCCATTACGTAAGTGTGGACAAACATATCAAATTGAGGCGGGAGCGGCCACGCCCCCAGGCCTTGGCCAACAAGTGTCTGCTG GTCAAACAAGTGGCAATGGAAGCAAAGTAA
- the LOC108021456 gene encoding uncharacterized protein isoform X1, which translates to MASNVRNNPKDRDEKHNQFVGPIVYKNEVPGPALDCKILPCGKDILEYTEKPVALARHEPPFAHHFRGLHELFDFDLLDQSVYDRPPQSGQQMDPRDAALLADIEPLTCGYSKPRPSRAQECAQMFSKERDQVPRPRPELKRFVPEINAQKTLLPLCVDEQRDLINSTFEEIKKPILRHPTKPDSTARPLVILPVFPDTELQTYSFVQMQFDIPPNENNQNLIKDFGNYLVNFSIHQCEPGEKYYLSDQRYKEDKGPDNFERGERIILRERDKALHYVSVDKHIKLRRERPRPQALANKCLLQVKQVAMEAK; encoded by the exons ATGGCATCGAATGTACGGAACAATCCAAAGGATCGGGATGAAAAGCA CAATCAGTTCGTCGGCCCCATTGTCTACAAAAATGAGGTGCCCGGACCAGCGTTAGATTGCAAAATTCTACCCTGTGGCAAGGATATTCTGGAGTACACAGAGAAGCCAGTGGCATTGGCCAGGCATGAGCCCCCCTTTGCGCATCATTTCAGGGGGCTTCATGAGCTGTTCGACTTCGATTTGCTGGATCAGTCGGTTTACGATAGGCCACCCCAGAGTGGGCAGCAAATGGATCCCAGGGATGCAGCTCTACTTGCGGATATAGAACCTCTGACTTGTGGTTACAGTAAGCCCAGACCAAGTCGCGCCCAGGAATGTGCTCAAATGTTTTCGAAGGAGCGGGATCAGGTGCCTCGTCCTCGCCCAGAACTAAAGCGTTTTGTTCCTGAAATCAATGCACAAAAGACCCTGTTACCCTTATGTGTGGACGAGCAGAGGGATCTAATTAATAGCACCTTCGAGGAGATAAAGAAACCCATTCTTAGACATCCCACCAAACCCGACAGCACAGCACGCCCCTTGGTCATTTTGCCAGTTTTTCCCGATACTGAATTGCAGACCTATAGCTTCGTGCAAATGCAATTCGATATACCACCCAACGAGAATAACCAGAATTTAATCAAAGACTTTGGCAACTATCTGGTCAACTTCAGTATTCACCAATGTGAGCCTGGCGAAAAGTACTATTTATCAGATCAACGCTATAAGGAGGATAAGGGGCCCGACAATTTTGAGCGCGGCGAACGTATTATTCTACGGGAAAGGGATAAGGCCCTCCATTACGTAAGTGTGGACAAACATATCAAATTGAGGCGGGAGCGGCCACGCCCCCAGGCCTTGGCCAACAAGTGTCTGCTG CAGGTCAAACAAGTGGCAATGGAAGCAAAGTAA